The following proteins come from a genomic window of Citrobacter europaeus:
- the dsdX gene encoding D-serine transporter DsdX: MHSQIWVVSTLLISIVLIVLTIVKFKFHPFLALLLASFFVGTMMGMGPLDMVNAIESGIGGTLGFLAAVIGLGTILGKMMEVSGAAERIGLTLQRCRWLSADVIMVLVGLICGITLFVEVGVVLLIPLAFSIAKKTNTSLLKLAIPLCTALMAVHCVVPPHPAALFVANKLGADIGTVIVYGLLVGLMASLIGGPLYLKFLGNRLPFKPVPAEFSDLKVRDESTLPSLGATLFTVLLPIALMLVKTVAELNMAKGSTVYTLLEFIGNPITAMFIAVFVAYYILGLRQHIGMGALLTHTENGFGSIANILLIIGAGGAFNAILKSSGLADTLALILSNMHMHPILLAWLVALILHAAVGSATVAMMGATAIVAPMLPLYPNVSPEIIAIAIGSGAIGCTIVTDSLFWLVKQYCGATLNETFKYYTTATFIASVIALVCTFLLSFII; this comes from the coding sequence ATGCACTCTCAAATCTGGGTTGTGAGCACGCTGCTGATAAGCATCGTGTTAATCGTTTTGACCATCGTGAAGTTCAAATTCCACCCGTTTCTGGCGCTGCTGTTAGCCAGCTTCTTCGTGGGTACGATGATGGGTATGGGGCCGCTGGATATGGTCAATGCCATTGAGAGTGGCATCGGCGGTACGCTGGGCTTCCTCGCCGCGGTTATCGGCCTTGGAACCATTCTGGGCAAAATGATGGAAGTCTCAGGCGCGGCCGAACGCATCGGACTGACGCTGCAGCGCTGCCGTTGGCTTTCCGCTGACGTCATTATGGTACTGGTCGGACTGATATGCGGGATCACACTGTTTGTTGAAGTCGGCGTGGTGCTGTTGATTCCACTGGCTTTTTCGATTGCCAAAAAGACCAATACATCACTCCTGAAGCTGGCGATTCCGCTGTGTACGGCGCTGATGGCAGTACACTGCGTCGTGCCGCCGCATCCGGCCGCCCTGTTCGTGGCGAATAAGCTGGGTGCGGACATTGGTACCGTGATTGTTTACGGTTTACTGGTCGGTTTGATGGCCTCACTGATCGGCGGTCCGCTGTACCTGAAATTCCTCGGTAACCGTCTGCCGTTTAAACCGGTTCCGGCTGAATTTTCCGACCTCAAAGTGCGCGACGAAAGTACACTGCCGTCGCTGGGCGCTACGCTGTTTACCGTTCTGCTGCCGATTGCCCTGATGCTGGTAAAAACCGTCGCAGAGCTGAACATGGCGAAAGGCAGCACGGTGTATACGCTGCTGGAGTTTATCGGTAACCCGATCACCGCGATGTTTATTGCCGTTTTCGTGGCCTACTACATTCTCGGTCTGCGTCAGCATATCGGCATGGGGGCGCTACTGACCCACACCGAAAACGGTTTTGGCTCGATTGCTAACATTTTGCTGATTATCGGCGCAGGCGGCGCATTCAACGCTATCCTCAAGAGCAGCGGGCTGGCGGATACCCTCGCACTGATCCTCTCAAACATGCACATGCACCCGATTCTGCTGGCCTGGCTGGTGGCGTTAATCCTGCATGCCGCAGTGGGCTCCGCCACGGTGGCGATGATGGGGGCGACGGCTATCGTGGCACCGATGCTGCCGCTCTATCCTAACGTTAGCCCGGAGATCATCGCCATTGCCATCGGCTCCGGCGCTATTGGCTGCACGATCGTGACCGATTCCCTCTTCTGGCTGGTGAAGCAGTACTGCGGCGCCACCCTGAATGAGACGTTCAAAT